A segment of the Panacibacter ginsenosidivorans genome:
GCCGTTGTTTGTTAACGCATGTAAAACCGGCAAGCAATATCCCGGTAATTTTTCAGAAGCAGAATATTTAACAGAGGCTGTTAATTTGTATGCGCTTGCATTAAGAACTAATAAGCTATTAAAATACGATGCTGCAAATGTCAGGATCACGAATGTTGCTGATGCCAATAAATATATAAGCAGGGATTATAGAAAAGGGTGGGAGCCTGAAAATATTTAGTAGCCCCGACTCCAAAAGAGGGAAGATTTTTTTAGATACCAGCTTTAGTATTTCATAGCATCATCGTTGCGTCGCAATCACTTCATCTGCATTGGTCGTGGCATCAATGTAAGCGGCATCAGAAAAAGGGCGTTAGAAAGTTTACGAAATGAGGCGTTAAACAGCGAAAATGTATAATGTGGTTATATAGTAATTCACAAGCATTCGTTCATGAAAGATATATTGCTTAATGGTTGGCTTCTTCGCTGTGGGTAATGCAGTAAATTTCAGCCCTTTTTCTGTAGCCTTGATTTTTTCTTTGTTACTTTTTTTTATATCAAAACAAAAGAAAGTCAATAACAAGACAGGATTTTTAAAAGTAAAAAATATTACAAAATACCTTACAATGAAACAGATAAACCGCAGATCATTTCTTACACAAACAACAAAAGCTGCAGGCGCAGCTATAGTATTATCACAATTACCCAAACAATTATTGGCAGGTGCCGCAGAAAATAATTTGCCTATAGGTTTTCAATCATGGACAGTAAAAGATAAGCTAAGTGCAGATTTTCCCGGAACATTGAAAATGATGGCAGACATGGGTTATAAGATGATAGAAATGTGTTCGCCTAAAGGCTATGCACAAATTGGCTTTGGCGCTTTTACACTTATGAAAACTGCTGATATCAAGAAAACAATAAATGATGCAGGGCTTACCTGCCCAAGCTGTCATTTTGGGTCTGCGGAATTTGCCGACGATAAGATTGATGACAGTATTCAGTTTGCGCAAGATATGGGACTTACACAAATGATCTGCTCGACTTTCTGGTTGCTGAAAACAGCCACATTAGATGATTATAAGGCTGCTGCAGAAAAATTAAATAAAGCAGCAGAAAAAATAAAAGCGGCGGGCATGCAGGCTGGATTTCACAATCACGAATTTGAATTTGCAAAACTTGATGGTCAGCTTATTTATGATGCGCTGATGAAAACATTTGATTCAAACCTCGTGAAGATGCAGTTCCAGACAGAAGTGATTAACCTGGGTTATAAAGCCGCTGATTATTTTAAAAAATATCCCGGAAGATTTATCTCCTCGCATTTGTCAGACTGGACTGCTGATAAAAAAGAAGCACCTGTTGGGCAAGGTGTTATTGACTGGAAAGAGTTTTTTGCAGCTGCAAAAATTGGTGGTGTAAAAAATTTCTTTGTAGAAATGGATCCTGATAAATTCAAGGACAGCGCTGCATACATTCATGCTATGTAAAAATGTTGTAACTAATAATTATAATGTTGAATGCGTAACGCGTTCAACATTTTTGTTTATAAGGAAAATGAATTTTGTGTAGCCAACTGCAATGCTGCTTTAATGCTTTTGTTGCGTCGCACACTTATGCGTTCGGAACATTGGTGAGCAATGAGAAGTCAAAAGCGTGTATGTAATCTTCACTTTTCACATTTTACATTTCACTTGCTGCCTTACCTGTTTCAGTACAAGT
Coding sequences within it:
- a CDS encoding sugar phosphate isomerase/epimerase family protein, which codes for MKQINRRSFLTQTTKAAGAAIVLSQLPKQLLAGAAENNLPIGFQSWTVKDKLSADFPGTLKMMADMGYKMIEMCSPKGYAQIGFGAFTLMKTADIKKTINDAGLTCPSCHFGSAEFADDKIDDSIQFAQDMGLTQMICSTFWLLKTATLDDYKAAAEKLNKAAEKIKAAGMQAGFHNHEFEFAKLDGQLIYDALMKTFDSNLVKMQFQTEVINLGYKAADYFKKYPGRFISSHLSDWTADKKEAPVGQGVIDWKEFFAAAKIGGVKNFFVEMDPDKFKDSAAYIHAM